The genomic DNA TTGACTCGCTACAATCCACTGGATTTCTTCTGAGGAATTGAACAAGTCATAAATTGAAGCGATCAATTCTTTTGCTTCGGTCATATTCTTTTCGGCGATCGCTAATAAGACGATCAATTGGATCTTCGTATCTCCCCAAGCAATCGGTGAAGCAAGTGTGACAAATGCCAATTTTGTTTCTTTCACTGTATGTGGATCAGCATGAGGGATGGCCACCCCGGTTTTTAGTCCTGTACTACCTAATTCTTCTCGATCAAATAAAGAGCGTTTAAAACCGTGGCTAACTAAGTCTTTTTCCAAGTAATCATCGGCTAAAAAAGACAAGATCGCTTCTTTTGTTGAAAAGGGCTTTTGTATATAAATGAAATCTGGGTCAAGATATTTTTTTAGTAAAGTGGGCGATTGATATTTTTTTGAATGGAATTTTTTTTCATTTTCATTCAAATTAGAAATTCTTGCTGAAATGTTTGTGATTTCCTCGGTAGTTGGTAAAGCAGACACGTACATAACAGGCGGTTCTACTTCTTCTAAAGGGATTGTTGAAATGATTAGATCAACCATTTCCAAAGAAGTATGAGAGAGTTTGTTTGATTGAATGATTTCTAAAACAGTATTCGCCGAAATGGTCTGCTTGATCCGATTGAAAATCAATTCTGAAGTGGCAAGGCCAGAGCGACAAACGATGAGGATATGATTTGTCATCTTTCGCTTTTCAAAAGCCAGTTGGAAATGAATCGTGAGAAAAGAGACTTCATCCTCTGTTAAAGAACAGCGGAATTCTTTCTCTAACTCGCTAATCGCATACTTGGTCAATGTGAACATCGTCGAATATTGTGTTTTGATACTTTTAAGCAAAGGGTTCTTGATCAACATACCAGTTTTCAGACGATGGATCATGGGTACGATATGTGAGAGCAAGGCTTGTAACAACAGTTCATCTTGTGTCAGATCAATTTTCAATAAAGTCGACATTTTATCAATGATTTGTTTTGTGGAAACAGTGATGACTGAATCAGGCTTATCCGTACTTTGGACATAAGGTTCGATCCCGTGAGCAAGTAAGAGCGAACAGATATATTGGATATCTGACTCCTGTAATGAAATAGACAAGGATTCATTAACCATTTCGGCAAATGAACGGGCAATCATATACAGTTTCATTCGTTTCAATTCATCAAAGACTAGCTGTTCTTGCTTTTCGATGTGATGATCTAAAAGAAGCCTAGATAAAAAAATCTGTAAGGATAAAGATAATGATTCTACAAAATAGTTATTAATTTGCCGTCCAATTTGCTGGATCATCCCATAAATAAACTGTTCTGTCAGGTCAATAATTCGCTCATCAAACAGCGAAGGAATAGAAGTATGTTGACTTCCTTCAGTTTCCATATATGGTTCTAAGAATGATTTGAAAACATTTTGTTGAACAGACTCATCTGCGATCAATTGCAATCCATGTGACGTTACTTTTCCTGTGATCTGTTTGGATTGGCAAAATCTTACGATGTCATCTACATCATTTTTGATTGATTGCTGGCTCACAAAAAAGTATTCAGCAAACTCATGATAACGCATGGCTTTTTCTGAAAAAAAATAGTTCCCGAATATAAACAAGCGTCGGTATTCTGGGGAGTATTCATCAAGAATGAGTTGCTCATATACCAACAAAGAACGTGCATTTTGTTTCGCTGATTCAGTACCTTCTAAGCGAATACCCTTGCGAGGTAGCTTAGTGATCACGGTACCAGTTTCTTTTATTTTTTCTTCCAAACTTGTT from Enterococcus mundtii includes the following:
- a CDS encoding BglG family transcription antiterminator, producing the protein MSLSKREKLLLRLLLDQEKYQPAAFFQKQLYVSPKTVYNDLTSLEEKIKETGTVITKLPRKGIRLEGTESAKQNARSLLVYEQLILDEYSPEYRRLFIFGNYFFSEKAMRYHEFAEYFFVSQQSIKNDVDDIVRFCQSKQITGKVTSHGLQLIADESVQQNVFKSFLEPYMETEGSQHTSIPSLFDERIIDLTEQFIYGMIQQIGRQINNYFVESLSLSLQIFLSRLLLDHHIEKQEQLVFDELKRMKLYMIARSFAEMVNESLSISLQESDIQYICSLLLAHGIEPYVQSTDKPDSVITVSTKQIIDKMSTLLKIDLTQDELLLQALLSHIVPMIHRLKTGMLIKNPLLKSIKTQYSTMFTLTKYAISELEKEFRCSLTEDEVSFLTIHFQLAFEKRKMTNHILIVCRSGLATSELIFNRIKQTISANTVLEIIQSNKLSHTSLEMVDLIISTIPLEEVEPPVMYVSALPTTEEITNISARISNLNENEKKFHSKKYQSPTLLKKYLDPDFIYIQKPFSTKEAILSFLADDYLEKDLVSHGFKRSLFDREELGSTGLKTGVAIPHADPHTVKETKLAFVTLASPIAWGDTKIQLIVLLAIAEKNMTEAKELIASIYDLFNSSEEIQWIVASQTPDELYHRLIRGGNELVF